The Anaeromyxobacter sp. Fw109-5 genomic interval TCGGGGAACAGCCTCAGGTACAAATGGCACTTCGCGCGCGCCTGCTGTCCAGGCTGGGCGCTCGTGCCGTTCATGGTGTCCGACACGTTGAAGGTCCTCGTCAGGGCCGGCGGGACGTACGTCGTGGGAGAGCGGGTCGACCGCCTACGGGCCCTCGCCAATCCGGAGTGACCCCGACGCCCCGTCGCGAGGGGCCGCGCGGGGCGCCGGTGACATGGGCCGTGGCGATCGGGACGCGTGCGACGCATCGTGCGAGCGAATGAACCTGGCCCCCATCGCGATCTTCACCTACAAGCGCCCCGAGCACACGCGTCGGCTGCTGTCGTGCCTGCTCGCGAACCCCGAGGCGGCGCACTCCCCGGTCCACGTCTACTCCGACGGTCCGAAGACCGCCGCGGATGCGCCGGCGGTCGAGGCGACCCGCGAGGTCGTCCGGTCGTTCGACATCCCCCACCTCGAGCTCACGGAGCGGCCCAGGAACCTCGGGCTGGCGCGCAACGTCATCGACGGGGTGAGCGCGCTGTGCGCAGCGCACGGGCGGGTCATCGTGCTCGAAGACGATCTCTACCTCTCCCCCACGTTCCTCGCGTTCATGAACCAGGCGCTGGAGCGATACCGCGACACGCGCGAGGTCATGCACGTCTCCGGGTTCATGTATCCGGTGCGTCTGCCCAGGGGAACGCAGGCGGTCTTCCTCCCTTTCCTCAGCTCGTCCGGGTGGGCCACGTGGGAGCGCGCCTGGCGTCACTTCGATCCGGAGGCGAGCGGGTACGCGCGGCTCGCGGCCGATCCCCGGCTGCGGCGCGCCTTCGACGTCGACGGGAGCTTCTACTTCTTTCACATGCTGGAGCTCTATCGGCAGGGGCGCGCCGACTCGTGGGCCATTCGCTGGTACCTGTCGATCTTCATGCGCCAGGGGCTGGCCGTTTACCCGGCGGCGTCGCTCGTCGAGAACCGCGGGTTCGACGCGGACGCGACGCACTCCACCGGGATCGTTCCTCCGCACATGCGCGCGAAGGCGCAGCCGTTCCGGGCGGGCGCGTTGCCCGACCCCATGATCGACGCCGAGGTGCTGCGCGCCGTGACGCGGCTCCTCGGCAAGGAAGGGACGTTCCACTACAAGGTGGTGAACAAGCTCCGGCGGATGTGGCGCGAGCTCACCGAGCGGCCGGTGGCGAGCTCCCCGGGCTGAGGCCGGAGCTCGCGGGGAACGGAGCGCGCTCGTCGCGAGGAGGGTGACGGAGGAGGTCCTGGTAAAGCGCGAGGTACCTCCGCGCCCACGACGCCACGTCCAGCCTGCCCTCGACCGCGCTCCGGCCCGTGCGTCCCATCTCCTCCGCGCGGCCGGGATCGTGGAGGAGGCTGCGCAGCGCCTCGCCCAGCGCGCGGACGTCGAACGGGGGCAGCAGCCACCCGGTGGCGCCGTCGCGCACGAGGTCCGGCATCCCCCCGATCCGGAAGCCGACCACGGGCCGCGCGCACGCCAGCGCCTCCAGCGCCGTGTTCGGGAAGGTCTCCTGCATCGAGGGCACCGCGACGACGTCCGCCGCGGCGATCGCCTCCGCCATCGCCTCGTCGCCCCGGAGCTCGCCGAGCGCGTGCGCCGGGAGCCCCTCGAGCGCGGGGTGACGGTGCAGCGTGGGGCTGCCCGCGACGAGCAGATGAGGGCGCGCTCCGTCCGCGAGCCGCACGGCGGCGAGCGCGGGCGCCAGGAGCTGGAAGCCCTTGTTCGGATCGCGGTCGGCCCACATCGCCGCGAAGAGCACCGTCGGCGCGTCGGCCGTCAGGCCGAGCCGAAGCTTCGCCCGACGCCGGTCCCTGGGCCGGTACACCGAGGTGTCGACTCCATTCGGGATGACCTCGACGCGGCCGTCCCCGAACAGGCTGCTCCGGGCTGCCCGCTCCGCCATCCACCTGCTGGGCGCGACCAGCGTGATGGAGAGCTCGCGCCAGGATCTTCGCTTTCGCGCCCAGACGGCGCGCGAGAGGTCCAGCTCCCGCTCCGAGCCGAGCACGGGGCACGCCCCGCACCGCGCCGTGAACCGCTCGCAGTCCTGGGGCACGTGGCAGCCGCCCGTGAAGGGCCACGAATCGTGCAGGGTCCAGACGATGCGTCCGGGGAGCTGCCCGAGCGCCTCGAGCCGCATGAACGCGTACCCGATCCAGTGGACGTTGACGATCGACGGGCGGAGTGAACGGACGGCCGCCGCGACGCGGTCGGGCACCATGCCCACGTCGAAGGTCGCCCGCGTGCGCCTCCGGTACAGGCGCCAGGGCAGCGAGTCGAGCCGGTCGCGCAGGCGTGGGAAGCGCGGATCGACGAGGCTGTCGTGCTGGATCACGGTCGGGTCGTCGGTCCGGCGCTTGCGGACGAAGAGCAGCGAGTCCACTCCTTCGCCGCGAAGCGCCAGGCTGAGCCGCAGGGCCGATCGCGCCGCACCGCCGCCCGCATCGGCGGTATTGAGATGAACGACCCGCATGATCCCAGCAAGGATAGTGCGCACGTCGCCGGGGCTGGACGCAGGCCGCCCTGCCGATCGGGGGCGGACCCGTCGGGCGTTCCCGCCGCGCGGGCGTTCCGGTTGAACTCTCCGGCCGGCCTCTCGATCATTGCCTGATGGCTGCGGATGCCAGGAGCGTGCTGGAGCGGCTGCGCGGGCTCGCCGGCCCGCTCCGCCGGCTCGCGCTCGTCGCGCCTTCACGGGACGAGCGCGCGCTCTTCCCGTCCGCGGAGGTGCTGACGGCCGCCGAGTGGGATCTCGGGTCGCCGCGCCCGGATCTCCGCTTCGACCTCGTGGTCGCGCCTCGCGTCCTCCACGACCCGCGCGCCCAGGCCGCGCGTCTCCGCAACCTGCTCCGCTCGTGCCGCGCGCTCCTCACGATCGAGCGGCCCCCGTCGAGCGGGGGCGTCTCCCCGGGCGCGGGCGGGACCGTCCCCGCGGCCCTGGCCGATCGGGTGATCGCTCGCGGGCCCCTGGACCGGGGGGCTCACGGTGCGGGCGACACCGTGGTCCTGGTGCGCGGCGAGCTCGACGCGCCGCTCATCCGGATGGACGACTATCCGACGGGCGTGCGACCGATCCTGCCCGATCTCGCGCCGCTCCACGCGATCGTGCGCTCCTTCGACGACCGCGGGTTGCCGGTCGCGCTGGGGATCGTGCCCGCCTTGCTCGACCCCTCCATGGTCGGGTTCCTGAGGAGCCTGCGTCACCTCGTGCCGGCCCTCCACGGGTTCGACCACGGGTACTTCCGGTACGCGCCACGCCTCCGGCGGTCGGGCGATCCGTACAACGAGCGCGGCACCGTCGGGCAGTTCGACGAGTTCCGATGGCAGCGCGCCCGCACCGTCGAGCGCAAGCTGGGCGAGGCGAAGCGCCGGCTCGAGGACGAGCTCGCGCGCCCGGTGACGATCTATGTGCCGCCCTGCAATCGCGTGGACGGGCGCACCGCCCGCGTCCTGCGGCGCGTCGGCTTCGAGCTCTGCCTCTGCGACGGCGCGGTGCCAGCGGACATCATTCCGTGGCGCCGCTCCGACTTCTACGGACGGTCGAGCGAGTTCGGACCGGAGACCGACGCCGAGGTCATCACGCTGCACGCGACGTGGGAGTGGGATGTCCGCCGGACAGGAGACACCCGTTCGCTGTCCCTCATGCTCGAGCTCCTGGTCGGGTCGCTCGCCGCCAAGCGCGCCGCCATCGAGCGGCTGGCGAGCGAGGTGTCCGCCTCGCGGGCGGGCTGAGGCCCTCGAGGCGCCGGCGGGCTCCGCTCGGGGGCCGCGCCCGCGGCGGCGATGTCGCATCGCCGTGCCGCTGCTTAGGATACCGGCTCCTGAAGAGGGAGCGTCCGCGTGAGGACCGACTACCGCACGGCCAAGCGCGCCCTCGACGTCGGGTTCGCCGGGATCGCGCTCGCGGTGCTCTCGCCCCTGATGGCCGCCATCGCAGCGGCGGTGAAGCTGGACTCGGCGGGCCCGGTCCTCTTCCGGCAACGGCGGGTCGGGCTCCGCGGCGTCCCCTTCACGATCCTGAAGTTCCGCTCGATGTTCGAGGGCGCGAGCGGCCCCTCCGTCACGGCGGCTGCGGACGCGCGGGTGACGCGAGTCGGCCGGTTCCTGCGCCGCCACAAGCTCGACGAGCTGCCCCAGCTCTGGAACGTCCTCGTCGGCGACATGAGCCTGGTCGGCCCGCGCCCGGAGGTGGAGCGATACGTGCGCCTCTTCCCGGACGCCTACGCGCGGATCCTGACGGTGCGTCCCGGCCTCACCGACTTCGCGTCGCTCGCGTACCGGAACGAGGAGGCCACGTTGAGCCGCTGGCCCGACGCGGAGGCGGCCTACACCCAGATCGTGCTCCCCGCGAAGATCGCGCTCTACCACCGCTACCTGGACGAGATGTCCCTCAGGACCGACGCCGCGCTGGTCCTGCGGACGCTCGCCGCGCTCGTGCGATGACCTCCGGACCGTTCATCCCCTTCGCGCTGCCCGATCTCACGAGCGCCGAGAGCGACGCCGTCCTCGAGGTCCTGCGGCGCGGCTGGATCACGACCGGGCCGCGCGCGAAGGAGTTCGAGCGCCGCTTCGCGGGCGCGGTGGGCGCTCCCCACTGCGTCGCGGTGAGCTCGTGTACCGCGGCGCTGCACCTCGCCCTCGAGGCCGTGGGCGTGCGGCCGGGCGACGAGGTGATCGTCCCGACCATGACGTTCGCGGCGAGCGCGGAGGTCGTGCGCTACCTCGGCGCGGTCCCCGTGCTCGTGGACGTGAACGCCTCGGACCACAACGTCGCCGTGCCGGCGATCGAGCGGGCGATCACTCCGCGCACGCGCGCGATCGTCCCCGTGCACTTCGGAGGCGTCCCCGCGGACATGGACGAGATCGTCGCCCTCGCGCGGCCGCGCGGCATCGTCGTGGTCGCGGACGCGGCGCACGCCTTCCCCAGCGAATACCGCGGGCGCAACGTCGGGGCGCTGGCCGACGTGACCTGCTTCTCGTTCTACGCCACGAAGACCCTCACCACCGGTGAGGGGGGCGCCGCGGTGACCTCGCGCGCGGAATGGGCCGACCGCATGCGGATCATGTCCCTCCACGGCATCTCGCGCGATGCGTGGAAGCGCTACATGGAGGGAGGAAGCTGGTACTACGAGATCGTCGCGCCCGGGTTCAAGTACAACCTCGGCGACATCGCGGCGGCGCTGGGGCTCGCTCAGCTCGCGCGCGCGGAGGCGATGCGGGCACGGCGCGAGGCGATCGCGAGACGGTACGACGCCGCGTTCGCCGGACGCGAGGCGCTGGAGCTGCTCGCGCCCGCGCCCGACCGGACGAACGCTCACCACCTGTACGTGATCAAGCTGGCTCCGCACCTCCTCGACATCGATCGGAACCGGTTCATCGAGGAGCTGACGGCGCGTGGCGTCGGGGTCTCGGTCCACTTCATCCCGTTGCACGAGCACCCCTACTACCGCGAGACCTTCGGGTACCGCCCCGAGAGCCTGCCGGTGGCGCACGACGCCTACCTCCGCTCGATCTCGCTGCCCATCTACTCCGCGATGACGGACGAGCAGGTCGAGCGGGTGGTCGAGGCGGTCCTGGAGATCGCGGACGGACACCTGCGGGCGAGCGCCACCGCGCGCTAGAGCTGGCGGCGGCGCCTGCCCCGAGGCCGTTCGACGCCGCTGCGTCGTCCGCCGAGTCTCCGGGTCAGCCCGTCTCCAGGGAGAGGCCGCGAGGCCCCGACGACGCCCCCTGCCGCCCGATCGTGCCGAAGGTCCGGCCGGCGAGGTGGTAGCCGGTGATCAACCGCTCGATGCGGAACCCGAGCCCGAGGTACGAGTTCAGCGACGCGACGTTCTCCTTCCCCACGTAGGCCTTGCAGATCTGGAAGCCCTCCCGGCTCGCGACGCCGAGCGTCGCCGCGTTGACCGTCGGGAAGAGCCCGAGCCCTCTGAACGCCGGGAAGATGAAGATGTTCTCGATCATGACCTGATCGTCGGCGAGGAGGTACCGGCGCCGCGCGAGGTGCTTCTCGAGCAGGGGATTGTCCACCGGCCGGATCAGCCACTGCAGCGAGACGATCTGCCGGGCCTTGTTTCGCCCCACGTAGCAGCTCGTGAAGCCGTGCTGGAAGAAGAGGAGCCGCGCGACGAGCTCCGTGCGGGACAGCGGATCGAGCGCCGCGATGCCCGGCAGGATCTCGTCGAAGTCGCCGTCCGTCGCCAGCGAGAACTCGACGTCGGCGCGGAGCCGCGGGAAGCGGAGCCGCTGGATCGGCGCCGTCAGGTAGTAGACGTGCTCCACGGAGCAGAGCTTCCTCAGGACGCGCACCGCCGGCAGCCGGAGACCCAGGCAGGAGGCGACGAGCCTAATCTCTCGCAGTGAACGAAGAGGCATGGGCTGTCCGGATCAGCCGACGGCTGCGCGCCGCTTGTTCGCGACGAACGCCGCGACCCGGCGGATGGACTCCAGGTTCTCGGGGGTCATCTCCTCGTCCTCGATGCGGACGCCGAACTCCGTCTCCACGAACGCGATCAGCTCGAGCATGCCGGTCGAGTCGATGACGCCGGCCGTGACGAGCAGGCTGTCGTCCGCGAGGTCGGCCGGGTCGCTCACGTAGAAGTTCTCGACGATGAACTGCCTCACTCGGTCCTCGATCCTCATCACATCCCCCTGGCGCCCCGAGCGTCGGGTCCGCCGGCCCGTGCAGGCACCCGGTCGACGACGGTGGCGAAATCCATGGCCGCGGCCCTCGCCGGAGCTCGTCGGACGAGCCGCTCGTGCAACAGTCCCGTCGACAGCACGCCGACGAGGGCCATGTTGTCCGCGTTGGAGAACTGCGCTCCCCCGCCGGACGCCTCGCACTTGCGCCACAGGCGCTCGACGCCGCGCGGATCGAACACGCCCGCGTCGGCGACGGCGCGCGGGCTGGTCAGCTCGCCGACCCAGTCCGGCGCGCCGGGGCCGACGAAGCACAGCGCGTCGGGGGCGCGGAAGGGCTGCTTGGACCGGCGGACGATCTCGTCCGGGACGAGGCCTCGCGCCGCGCGCTTGAGGACGTGCTTCTCGTCGAGCCCGCGGAGCTTGAGCGTGGCGGGCAGGCCGTTCGCGAGCTCCACCACGTTGGGGTCGAGGAACGGGAACCGGCCCTCGACCGAGTGAGCCATCAACATCCGGTCTCCCTGCGAGGACAGGAGGTAGCCGGACAGCAGGGTCCGCACCTCGAGGAACTGGTCCTGGGCGAGGTGTGGCCAGCGAGGAAACTCCGCGGGGAGCGAGGCCAGCAGCCGATCGACCACGTCGACGCGCTGCGCCTCGCGCCGGACGTCCGCGCAGAAGAGCCGCTGCAGCGCGGCGGCCGAGCGCCACCGCGTCTGGTGCGCGAACCCCGCGGAGTCCCACCGCTCCCGCCCGGCGCCGAAGAACTCGCGCGCCAGCGCCTGCTGAGCCACGGGCGAGCGCGCGAGGTACGGATACAGGCGCTCGAGGAGTCGCGGGCGGAGCCTCGACGCCGGCTGTCGTCCCCAGAAGCGCCGGACCTTCCCTTCCTTGAAGAGGTCGTAGCCGGCGAACACCTCGTCGGCGCCCTCGCCCGTCAGGACGACCTTGATGCCCGCGTCGCGCACCAGCTTCGAGAGCAGGAAGAGCGGCGCCGGGGCGGTCCGCAGCAGCGGGCGCTCCGCGTGAGCGACCACGTCCGGGAAGACGGCGGCGATGTCCTCCCGACGCACGAGCACCTCCCGGTGCTCGGTCTCGAGGCGCGCCGCGACCGCCCGCTGGAACGGCGTCTCGTCGTACTCGGCGTCCTCGAAGCGCAGCGAGAAGGTGCAGAACTTCTCCCCCTTCACGCGGCGTCCCAGCGCGGCGACCAGCGAGCTGTCCAGCCCGCCGGAGAGGTAGCTCCCCACCGGCACGTCCGCGCGCAGCATGCGCAGCCGGACCGACTCCTCGAGCGCCGCCCGCACGCGCTCCGCGGCCTGGTCGGGGGACTCCCCCGAACCCTCCGGCTCGGTGT includes:
- a CDS encoding sugar transferase, which produces MRTDYRTAKRALDVGFAGIALAVLSPLMAAIAAAVKLDSAGPVLFRQRRVGLRGVPFTILKFRSMFEGASGPSVTAAADARVTRVGRFLRRHKLDELPQLWNVLVGDMSLVGPRPEVERYVRLFPDAYARILTVRPGLTDFASLAYRNEEATLSRWPDAEAAYTQIVLPAKIALYHRYLDEMSLRTDAALVLRTLAALVR
- a CDS encoding acyl carrier protein; this translates as MRQFIVENFYVSDPADLADDSLLVTAGVIDSTGMLELIAFVETEFGVRIEDEEMTPENLESIRRVAAFVANKRRAAVG
- a CDS encoding glycosyltransferase encodes the protein MRVVHLNTADAGGGAARSALRLSLALRGEGVDSLLFVRKRRTDDPTVIQHDSLVDPRFPRLRDRLDSLPWRLYRRRTRATFDVGMVPDRVAAAVRSLRPSIVNVHWIGYAFMRLEALGQLPGRIVWTLHDSWPFTGGCHVPQDCERFTARCGACPVLGSERELDLSRAVWARKRRSWRELSITLVAPSRWMAERAARSSLFGDGRVEVIPNGVDTSVYRPRDRRRAKLRLGLTADAPTVLFAAMWADRDPNKGFQLLAPALAAVRLADGARPHLLVAGSPTLHRHPALEGLPAHALGELRGDEAMAEAIAAADVVAVPSMQETFPNTALEALACARPVVGFRIGGMPDLVRDGATGWLLPPFDVRALGEALRSLLHDPGRAEEMGRTGRSAVEGRLDVASWARRYLALYQDLLRHPPRDERAPFPASSGLSPGSSPPAAR
- a CDS encoding DegT/DnrJ/EryC1/StrS aminotransferase family protein; protein product: MTSGPFIPFALPDLTSAESDAVLEVLRRGWITTGPRAKEFERRFAGAVGAPHCVAVSSCTAALHLALEAVGVRPGDEVIVPTMTFAASAEVVRYLGAVPVLVDVNASDHNVAVPAIERAITPRTRAIVPVHFGGVPADMDEIVALARPRGIVVVADAAHAFPSEYRGRNVGALADVTCFSFYATKTLTTGEGGAAVTSRAEWADRMRIMSLHGISRDAWKRYMEGGSWYYEIVAPGFKYNLGDIAAALGLAQLARAEAMRARREAIARRYDAAFAGREALELLAPAPDRTNAHHLYVIKLAPHLLDIDRNRFIEELTARGVGVSVHFIPLHEHPYYRETFGYRPESLPVAHDAYLRSISLPIYSAMTDEQVERVVEAVLEIADGHLRASATAR
- a CDS encoding DUF2334 domain-containing protein is translated as MAADARSVLERLRGLAGPLRRLALVAPSRDERALFPSAEVLTAAEWDLGSPRPDLRFDLVVAPRVLHDPRAQAARLRNLLRSCRALLTIERPPSSGGVSPGAGGTVPAALADRVIARGPLDRGAHGAGDTVVLVRGELDAPLIRMDDYPTGVRPILPDLAPLHAIVRSFDDRGLPVALGIVPALLDPSMVGFLRSLRHLVPALHGFDHGYFRYAPRLRRSGDPYNERGTVGQFDEFRWQRARTVERKLGEAKRRLEDELARPVTIYVPPCNRVDGRTARVLRRVGFELCLCDGAVPADIIPWRRSDFYGRSSEFGPETDAEVITLHATWEWDVRRTGDTRSLSLMLELLVGSLAAKRAAIERLASEVSASRAG
- the asnB gene encoding asparagine synthase (glutamine-hydrolyzing) translates to MCGIAGCVALRDGLPPPALEDLRAMVGAIRHRGPDELGLYRDRRAGLGHARLSIIDLATGQQPLSNEDGSLWVVFNGEIFNYLELRAELVALGHRFRTRSDTEVIVHAYEAWAERAFERFNGQFAIALWSSAREALVLARDRLGVRPMYLCEHGGRLWFASEVKALFAGDPDIPRALDPAGLAETFTFWTAVAPQSVFQGVTELEPGHVRTISRAGTDDRAFWTPRYTEPEGSGESPDQAAERVRAALEESVRLRMLRADVPVGSYLSGGLDSSLVAALGRRVKGEKFCTFSLRFEDAEYDETPFQRAVAARLETEHREVLVRREDIAAVFPDVVAHAERPLLRTAPAPLFLLSKLVRDAGIKVVLTGEGADEVFAGYDLFKEGKVRRFWGRQPASRLRPRLLERLYPYLARSPVAQQALAREFFGAGRERWDSAGFAHQTRWRSAAALQRLFCADVRREAQRVDVVDRLLASLPAEFPRWPHLAQDQFLEVRTLLSGYLLSSQGDRMLMAHSVEGRFPFLDPNVVELANGLPATLKLRGLDEKHVLKRAARGLVPDEIVRRSKQPFRAPDALCFVGPGAPDWVGELTSPRAVADAGVFDPRGVERLWRKCEASGGGAQFSNADNMALVGVLSTGLLHERLVRRAPARAAAMDFATVVDRVPARAGGPDARGARGM